One region of Tistrella mobilis genomic DNA includes:
- a CDS encoding LysR substrate-binding domain-containing protein: protein MNLNLRQLRAFAAGARAGSFSEAARTINLTQPGYSLIIRQLEEEVGMKLFDRTTRRLALTPAGQEFALRVDKILADLDNACRDLEDLRLRRRGKVTIAVLPSTASTFVPKVVQMLARDHPGLSVSILERLAAPLIQSVTTGEADFGFGISLGADEELRFTPMVQDRLVGLFPAGDALAEGAAALGWRQLITRPYVCFVDNTSLHHHVDRAARESGLALNVVSEVTYMTTAVSLVQAGIGFTILPELALGSLNLDGVIIRPVIDPPAVRSIGTITRAGRVKSPATLAALDALERICREQSGSLLPGGLS, encoded by the coding sequence ATGAATTTGAATCTGCGACAGCTGCGCGCCTTCGCCGCCGGGGCCCGGGCCGGTTCCTTCTCGGAAGCGGCGCGGACCATCAACCTCACCCAGCCGGGCTATTCGCTGATCATCCGCCAGCTGGAGGAGGAGGTCGGCATGAAGCTGTTCGATCGCACCACCCGGCGGCTGGCGCTGACCCCGGCGGGGCAGGAATTCGCCCTCAGGGTCGACAAGATCCTGGCCGATCTCGACAATGCATGCCGCGATCTGGAGGATCTGCGTCTGCGGCGGCGCGGTAAGGTCACGATCGCGGTGCTGCCCTCCACCGCATCGACCTTCGTGCCCAAAGTGGTGCAGATGCTGGCGCGCGATCATCCGGGGCTGTCGGTCTCGATCCTTGAGCGCCTGGCCGCCCCCCTGATCCAGAGCGTTACGACCGGCGAGGCCGATTTCGGCTTCGGCATCAGCCTGGGTGCCGACGAGGAGCTGCGGTTCACGCCCATGGTCCAGGACCGGCTGGTGGGGCTGTTCCCGGCCGGCGACGCGTTGGCGGAGGGCGCAGCCGCACTCGGCTGGCGGCAGCTGATCACCCGCCCCTATGTCTGCTTCGTCGACAACACCAGCCTGCACCATCATGTCGACCGCGCCGCGCGGGAAAGCGGGCTGGCGCTGAACGTGGTCAGCGAGGTGACCTACATGACTACGGCGGTCAGCCTGGTGCAGGCCGGCATCGGCTTCACCATCCTGCCCGAGCTGGCATTGGGCAGCCTGAACCTCGATGGGGTGATCATCCGCCCGGTGATCGACCCGCCGGCCGTGCGCAGCATCGGCACCATCACCCGGGCCGGCCGGGTGAAGAGTCCGGCAACGCTCGCCGCCCTGGACGCCCTGGAACGCATCTGCCGGGAACAGTCGGGCAGTCTGCTTCCCGGCGGCCTTTCATAA
- the ggt gene encoding gamma-glutamyltransferase codes for MDRTRQDGGWQQTAGTRFTCEKTPAHGHRGMVVTNHPLASAAAVEILAGGGNAVDATIAALFTLSVVEPMMVGIFGGGTALIRLADGREAVIDGLARAPAGAAPDSYTPVSDSWPDYMETEGRANAVGASAVAVPGNLKAWCEALERFGRLDLATVTEAAIRHADRGFRATPYLCNCIEGTAADLVRDPEISAIFAPGGRPLKPGDLVRQGAYADTLRLIAREGAMALHGGGLGAHVGEELTRAGSFLRTTDLIDYRTVERVPVRGSYRGWEIVGTPPPCSGGVHIVQMLNLLEGFDVAGTGFGTADGIHLLLEVLKIAASDRRASTADPAYVDVPVERLISKAYADLRRPEILADRANVFPPRVISTESANTTHVTIADGDGNIVTSTQTINSLFGARLIIPGTGIIPNNYMYLFDPHPGHALSLEPGKRITSTQAPLILCRDGRPVHALGLPGGPRLYGSAMQAVVNLIDHGMTLQEAVEAPRVWTQGQDAEIETAIPETVRNRLAAMGHDVRPVGHVAGGMCAISFEADGRMTGAACWRADGTPIAIGGGLAREGTEFWPDYRRSAGR; via the coding sequence ATGGACAGGACCCGTCAGGACGGCGGCTGGCAACAGACCGCCGGTACCCGGTTCACCTGCGAGAAGACCCCCGCCCACGGGCACCGGGGTATGGTGGTCACCAACCACCCGCTGGCATCGGCCGCGGCGGTGGAGATTCTGGCCGGCGGCGGCAATGCGGTCGATGCGACCATTGCCGCCCTGTTCACCCTGTCGGTGGTCGAACCGATGATGGTGGGCATCTTCGGTGGCGGCACGGCGCTGATCCGGCTGGCCGACGGCCGCGAGGCGGTGATCGACGGCCTGGCGCGTGCACCGGCCGGCGCCGCGCCCGACAGCTACACCCCCGTTTCCGACAGCTGGCCCGACTATATGGAAACCGAAGGCCGCGCCAATGCCGTGGGGGCGAGCGCGGTGGCGGTGCCCGGCAATCTGAAGGCCTGGTGCGAGGCGCTTGAACGCTTCGGCAGGCTGGATCTTGCAACCGTCACCGAGGCGGCGATCCGCCACGCCGATCGCGGCTTCCGCGCCACGCCCTATCTCTGCAACTGCATCGAGGGCACGGCCGCGGATCTGGTCCGGGATCCGGAAATCTCCGCGATCTTCGCTCCCGGCGGCCGGCCGTTGAAGCCGGGCGATCTGGTCCGCCAGGGCGCCTATGCCGATACGCTGCGGCTGATCGCGCGGGAAGGCGCCATGGCCTTGCATGGCGGCGGGCTGGGTGCGCATGTCGGCGAAGAACTGACCCGCGCCGGCTCGTTCCTGCGCACAACCGATCTGATCGATTACCGGACGGTGGAGCGGGTACCGGTGAGGGGCAGTTATCGCGGCTGGGAAATCGTCGGCACCCCGCCGCCCTGTTCGGGTGGCGTACACATCGTGCAGATGCTGAACCTTCTGGAAGGCTTCGACGTCGCCGGCACCGGCTTCGGCACGGCGGACGGAATTCATCTTCTGCTGGAGGTGCTGAAGATCGCGGCCTCCGACCGCCGCGCCTCCACCGCCGATCCGGCCTATGTCGACGTGCCGGTCGAGCGGCTGATATCCAAGGCCTATGCTGATCTGCGCCGGCCCGAAATCCTGGCCGACCGGGCCAATGTCTTCCCGCCCCGGGTGATTTCGACCGAAAGCGCCAACACCACCCATGTCACCATTGCCGATGGCGACGGCAACATCGTCACCTCCACCCAGACCATCAACAGCCTGTTCGGTGCCCGGCTGATCATCCCCGGCACCGGCATCATCCCCAACAACTATATGTATCTGTTCGATCCGCATCCGGGCCACGCCCTGTCGCTGGAGCCGGGCAAGCGGATCACCAGCACCCAGGCGCCGCTGATCCTGTGTCGCGACGGCCGGCCGGTGCATGCGCTGGGCCTGCCCGGCGGCCCCAGGCTCTACGGTTCGGCCATGCAGGCGGTGGTCAACCTGATCGACCATGGCATGACGCTTCAGGAAGCGGTTGAAGCGCCGCGGGTCTGGACTCAGGGCCAGGACGCCGAGATCGAGACCGCCATCCCCGAAACCGTGCGCAACCGGTTGGCCGCCATGGGCCACGACGTCCGTCCGGTCGGGCATGTGGCCGGCGGCATGTGCGCGATCAGTTTCGAGGCGGACGGCAGGATGACCGGTGCTGCCTGCTGGCGGGCCGACGGCACGCCGATCGCCATTGGCGGCGGCCTCGCCCGCGAGGGCACGGAGTTCTGGCCCGACTATCGCCGCAGCGCCGGCCGCTGA
- a CDS encoding amidase, which produces MSQDLVALSAVEAVRLLRRGEITPLDLIDAAEARTRAVDGAINALPIRCFDQARDAAASLNPLTARREAGWLAGLPIAVKDLSDVEGVRTTMGGSPIFKDRIATSSSYEVRNLLANGALPVAKATSPEFGFNATTYSQLFGYTRNPWNTALSTAGSSGGSAAALATGEVWLATGSDLGASIRAPAAFCGVVGLRPGPGLVPRGPATYSSTLLPVNGPMARSVADVALMLDAMVGHQPGDPLSFPPAVPSYQTGLDQDPARLRVGVSTDLGITRCDGEIAGLIRNAGRIFEGMGADVDEGCPDFAGAIEIFHTIRGTGHIAGMGKLIESHRELLTPEILWSVETARKHDADAIATAERERSALYARVAAFFETYDLLICPSTVVPPFPVEWTTVREHEGHVFERYIDWIAITFAITLTGCPAISVPCGFTAEGLPVGVQIVGRPRGEHALLQAAAAFERAAALGRLTPIDPRQP; this is translated from the coding sequence TTGTCCCAGGATCTCGTCGCCCTCTCCGCGGTTGAAGCGGTCCGCCTGCTGCGCCGGGGCGAAATCACCCCCCTCGACCTGATCGACGCCGCCGAGGCCCGGACCCGGGCCGTCGACGGCGCGATCAACGCCCTGCCGATCCGCTGTTTCGATCAGGCGCGGGACGCGGCCGCGTCACTCAACCCTCTGACCGCCCGGCGCGAGGCCGGCTGGCTGGCCGGCCTGCCAATCGCGGTCAAGGATCTGAGCGATGTCGAAGGCGTTCGCACCACCATGGGCGGCTCGCCGATCTTCAAGGACAGGATCGCGACCAGTTCCAGCTACGAGGTTCGCAACCTGCTGGCCAACGGCGCCCTGCCGGTGGCCAAGGCGACCTCGCCCGAATTCGGCTTCAATGCCACCACCTACAGCCAGCTTTTCGGCTATACCCGCAATCCCTGGAACACGGCGCTTTCCACCGCAGGCTCCTCGGGCGGCTCGGCGGCGGCACTCGCGACCGGCGAGGTCTGGCTTGCCACCGGTTCGGATCTCGGCGCCAGCATCCGCGCGCCTGCCGCCTTCTGCGGAGTGGTGGGGCTGCGACCCGGCCCCGGCCTGGTGCCGCGCGGCCCCGCCACCTATTCCTCCACGCTTCTGCCGGTGAACGGCCCCATGGCGCGCAGCGTCGCCGATGTGGCCCTGATGCTGGATGCCATGGTCGGCCATCAGCCGGGCGATCCGCTATCCTTCCCCCCGGCGGTGCCAAGCTATCAGACCGGTCTCGACCAGGATCCGGCACGGCTGCGGGTGGGCGTGTCCACCGATCTCGGCATCACCCGCTGCGACGGCGAGATTGCCGGGCTGATTCGCAATGCAGGTCGGATCTTCGAAGGCATGGGCGCCGATGTCGACGAAGGCTGCCCGGATTTTGCCGGCGCGATCGAGATTTTCCACACCATCCGCGGCACCGGCCATATCGCCGGCATGGGCAAGTTGATCGAAAGCCACCGCGAACTGCTGACACCCGAAATCCTGTGGAGTGTCGAAACCGCCCGCAAGCACGACGCCGATGCGATCGCCACCGCGGAACGTGAGCGCTCGGCCCTCTATGCCCGGGTCGCCGCCTTTTTCGAAACCTATGACCTGCTGATCTGCCCCTCGACCGTGGTGCCGCCGTTCCCGGTCGAATGGACCACGGTCCGCGAGCACGAGGGCCATGTCTTCGAACGCTATATCGACTGGATCGCGATCACCTTCGCCATCACCTTGACCGGCTGCCCGGCCATATCGGTGCCCTGCGGCTTCACCGCCGAAGGCCTGCCGGTCGGCGTGCAGATCGTCGGCCGCCCCCGCGGCGAACATGCGCTGCTGCAGGCGGCCGCCGCCTTCGAGCGTGCCGCGGCACTGGGCCGGCTGACGCCGATCGATCCGCGCCAGCCCTGA